A window of Chaetodon auriga isolate fChaAug3 chromosome 2, fChaAug3.hap1, whole genome shotgun sequence contains these coding sequences:
- the h1m gene encoding linker histone H1M, with amino-acid sequence MPPKKPAADSAAPSSSDAPVEEKKSEAAALRKLAAHPSTAIMVKEALKELDSRKGVSSQAIQNYIKQKYPSVDLVRLKHLVRRALKKGIETGTLVRPANSNVTTGAMGRFRLAPKVKEAKPKTENTDPNVQKVPKAAKDEAKKPKKAGAKKKKDAASAQAEPEGSKPPKQSKKDKEAVAPSKVAPAKKPKAKAAEKGSSEGASAKTKAATTTKETKAAKASQSKAAKAASEAPATKATGKRKKTAE; translated from the exons ATGCCTCCTAAAAAGCCAGCAGCAGACTCGGCTGCGCCGTCCTCCAGCGATGCCCCGGTGGAAGAGAAAAAATCAG AAGCTGCGGCGCTGCGCAAACTTGCAGCTCATCCCTCCACAGCGATTATGGTGAAAGAAGCACTGAAAGAGTTGGACTCGCGCAAAGGGGTGTCCTCCCAAGCGATACAGAACTATATCAAACAAAAATACCCCTCAGTGGATTTGGTAAGATTGAAGCACTTGGTCCGTAGAGCACTGAAAAAAGGGATCGAGACGGGCACGTTGGTGCGGCCTGCTAACTCCAACGTCACCACAGGCGCCATGGGAAGATTTCGG CTCGCACCAAAAGTCAAGGAGGCAAAGCCAAAAACGGAAAACACGGATCCCAATGTGCAAAAGGTGCCCAAAGCAGCCAAGGATGAAGCCAAGAAGCCCAAAAAAGCAG gtgccaagaagaagaaagatgctGCCAGTGCACAGGCCGAACCGGAG GGTTCAAAGCCTCCCAAACAgtcaaagaaagacaaagaggctGTGGCGCCTTCAAAGGTTGCTCCAGCAAAGAAGCCAAAAGCTAAGGCTGCAGAGAAAGGGAGCAGCGAGGGAGCTTCAGCCAAAACCAAAGCAGCAACGACCACCAaggagacaaaagcagcaaaggCATCTCAGAGCAAGGCTGCTAAAGCGGCCAGCGAAGCCCCTGCTACTAAAGCGACTGGGAAACGAAAGAAGACTGCTGAGTAA
- the LOC143328089 gene encoding uncharacterized protein LOC143328089: protein MQWYQLVSDTVRHTSIFSGGVRTVSVFSFVMAGRLLFVILIYKFSFKRTQANVTDDFICMGNLDHGDLSPAGNDTTYSVVTSVPGANCATDTALLNRQEPQNEDSSTYHLYYTISEEPPPSALKDMVYSTVQAH, encoded by the exons ATGCAGTGGTACCAGCTGGTCAGTGACACTG TCAGACACACGAGCATCTTCTCTGGAGGAGTCCGGACAGTCTCAGTGTTCAGCTTCGTCATGGCTGGACGCCTGTTGTTTGTCATCCTCATAT ACAAATTTTCTTTCAAGAG GACACAAGCCAATGTCACAG ATGACTTTATATGCATGGGAAATCTTGACCATGGAGATTTG TCACCTGCAGGTAATGATACAACCTATAGTGTGGTCACCTCAGTACCTGGTGCTAACTGTGCTACTG ACACTGCACTGCTGAACAGGCAAGAACCTCAAAATGAGGAT tcTTCCACATACCATTTGTACTACACCATCTCTGAGGAGCCGCCACCATCAGCCCTGAAGGACATGGTGTACAGCACTGTACAGGCGCATTGA